Within the Symbiobacterium terraclitae genome, the region ACGACGGCGGCAAGTCCTGGATGGGTACAATCGAGAATCCGAAGTCGTCGAAGGCCACCCGAGGATCGGAGCATCCCGAGTGGCGTTCCGGTTTCGGTGCATCTCAGGTGGACGAGGGGCCACACGTAGGCAGACCCCTGTGACTCGGCGACCGAGCCGAACTACCTGACTCGGGTCGGACTTCCGTCGATAACCTGACGCCCATGCCGGGCGTACAACAGCACCGCCCCTGCCGGTCTGGCAGGGGCGGTTCCACGTCACGATTAGTCCAAGTAGTCCTTCAGCTTCCTGGACCGGCTCGGATGGCGCAGCTTGCGCAGCGCCTTCGCCTCGATCTGCCGGATCCGCTCACGGGTCACGCCGAAGACCTGGCCGACCTCCTCCAGCGTGCGGGCCCGGCCGTCGTCCAGACCGAACCGCAGCCGCAGGACCTTCTCCTCCCGGGGCGTCAGGGACTCCAGCACCTCTTCCAGCTGCTCCTTCAGCAGCGTGAACGAAGCCGCCTCGGCCGGGGCCGGAGCCTCGTGGTCCTCGATGAAGTCCCCCAGGTGCGAGTCCTCCTCCTCGCCGATGGGGGTCTCCAGCGAGACAGGCTCCTGCGCGATCTTCTGGATCTCGCGTACCCGCTCCACCGAGATGTCCATGTGCTCGGCGATCTCCTCCGGGGTCGGCTCGCGGCCCAGCTCCTGGACCAGCTGCCGGGTCACCCGGATCAGCTTGTTGATGGTCTCGACCATGTGCACCGGAATGCGGATGGTCCGGGCCTGGTCGGCGATGGCCCGCGTGATCGCCTGGCGGATCCACCACGTCGCGTAGGTGGAGAACTTGAACCCCTTGCGGTAGTCGAACTTCTCGACGGCCTTGATCAGGCCGAGGTTGCCCTCCTGAATCAGGTCGAGGAACTGCATGCCCCGGCCCACGTACCGCTTGGCGATGGAGACGACCAGGCGCAGGTTCGCCTCGGCCAGCCGGCGCTTTGCCTCCTCGTCGCCCTTCTCGATGCGCTCGGCGTACTCGACCTCTTCCTCCGCCGTCAGGAGCGGCACGCGCCCGATCTCCTTGAGGTACATGCGGACCGGGTCATCAATGGCAATCCCTTCGGGAACAGAAAGGTCGATCTCTACCTCTTCGTCCGGCGCGGGTTCGCCGTCCGGCTCGCTGTCAGGCGCCGGCACCGCGTCGGCCTCCACGAGGGTGGCGACGTCGTCCTCGTCCACGGCCTCGTCCGGCCGGTCGCCCACCACCTCGATGCCCGCCTCGACCAGCGAGTCGTAGATCTCCTCCATCTGTTCGGGCTCCAGCTCGATC harbors:
- the rpoD gene encoding RNA polymerase sigma factor RpoD, yielding MESKEAKVQTARELVKELIAKGRRKGSLSYSEIADFLQGIELEPEQMEEIYDSLVEAGIEVVGDRPDEAVDEDDVATLVEADAVPAPDSEPDGEPAPDEEVEIDLSVPEGIAIDDPVRMYLKEIGRVPLLTAEEEVEYAERIEKGDEEAKRRLAEANLRLVVSIAKRYVGRGMQFLDLIQEGNLGLIKAVEKFDYRKGFKFSTYATWWIRQAITRAIADQARTIRIPVHMVETINKLIRVTRQLVQELGREPTPEEIAEHMDISVERVREIQKIAQEPVSLETPIGEEEDSHLGDFIEDHEAPAPAEAASFTLLKEQLEEVLESLTPREEKVLRLRFGLDDGRARTLEEVGQVFGVTRERIRQIEAKALRKLRHPSRSRKLKDYLD